A window of the Brachyhypopomus gauderio isolate BG-103 chromosome 14, BGAUD_0.2, whole genome shotgun sequence genome harbors these coding sequences:
- the LOC143474684 gene encoding uncharacterized protein LOC143474684 isoform X2, whose amino-acid sequence MAEEGEVEMIDSTACGAGPPNQSSTPETGVLVKVAFQKDLYHKYKYLESEPKALGTTQIMLSLFVLSTRLATLRENLKLQFIFGNLTLFGLIAGSVAIAAQNLHLPTPLFDHTMGLEMLVQATQIALSVTLAAFCCKVIQCCNPQPSMPVIAVNTPQAPE is encoded by the exons ATGGCAG AAGAAGGTGAGGTGGAGATGATTGACTCTACTGCTTGTGGTGCTGGACCACCAAACCAAAGCTCCACACCTGAAACAGGAGTCCTAGTGAAGGTCGCCTTTCAGAAAGACCTCTACCATAAATACAAATACCTGGAGTCAGAACCTAAAGCTTTAGGG ACTACACAGATTATGCTGAGTCTCTTTGTCTTGAGTACCAGACTTGCCACATTGAGAGAGAATCTGAAGTTACAGTTTATCTTCGGAAATCTGACTTTATTT GGTTTAATAGCTGGTAGTGTGGCAATAGCTGCTCAGAATCTCCATCTTCCTACA CCCCTATTTGACCATACCATGGGATTGGAAATGCTGGTACAGGCGACTCAAATTGCTCTTTCTGTCACCTTGGCTGCGTTCTGCTGCAAAGTCATTCAGTGCTGCAACCCACAGCCCAGCATG CCTGTCATTGCTGTGAACACACCACAAGCTCCTGAGTGA
- the LOC143474684 gene encoding uncharacterized protein LOC143474684 isoform X1 — translation MAEEGEVEMIDSTACGAGPPNQSSTPETGVLVKVAFQKDLYHKYKYLESEPKALGTTQIMLSLFVLSTRLATLRENLKLQFIFGNLTLFGLIAGSVAIAAQNLHLPTLKACFGVQVVMCVLSVTSFISSMNLLLTHSVTHACWYENVTSEIDMCNRLQPLFDHTMGLEMLVQATQIALSVTLAAFCCKVIQCCNPQPSMPVIAVNTPQAPE, via the exons ATGGCAG AAGAAGGTGAGGTGGAGATGATTGACTCTACTGCTTGTGGTGCTGGACCACCAAACCAAAGCTCCACACCTGAAACAGGAGTCCTAGTGAAGGTCGCCTTTCAGAAAGACCTCTACCATAAATACAAATACCTGGAGTCAGAACCTAAAGCTTTAGGG ACTACACAGATTATGCTGAGTCTCTTTGTCTTGAGTACCAGACTTGCCACATTGAGAGAGAATCTGAAGTTACAGTTTATCTTCGGAAATCTGACTTTATTT GGTTTAATAGCTGGTAGTGTGGCAATAGCTGCTCAGAATCTCCATCTTCCTACA CTGAAGGCCTGTTTTGGAGTGCAGGTTGTGATGTGTGTCCTGTCAGTGACCAGCTTTATCAGTAGCATGAATCTACTGCTAACACACTCAGTCACCCATGCATGCTGGTATGAAAATGTCACTTCGGAAATAGACATGTGTAATAGACTCCAG CCCCTATTTGACCATACCATGGGATTGGAAATGCTGGTACAGGCGACTCAAATTGCTCTTTCTGTCACCTTGGCTGCGTTCTGCTGCAAAGTCATTCAGTGCTGCAACCCACAGCCCAGCATG CCTGTCATTGCTGTGAACACACCACAAGCTCCTGAGTGA